From the genome of Leptotrichia trevisanii DSM 22070, one region includes:
- the nrdR gene encoding transcriptional regulator NrdR — protein sequence MRCPFCGYENTKVVDSRIYFEGNSIKRRRECEKCGKRFTTHEKVVELSLFVIKKNGGKQPYSREKVYNGIIRAFEKRHIDNEKIEETLDKVEREILTEYSGEIKSSELGDKILSYLIDLDEIAYVRFASVYKKFDSLDSFVKEIEKIRNDKKK from the coding sequence ATGAGATGTCCATTTTGTGGTTATGAAAATACCAAAGTTGTTGACAGCCGTATTTATTTTGAGGGGAATTCGATAAAACGGCGACGTGAATGTGAAAAATGTGGAAAGAGATTTACAACTCATGAAAAAGTGGTGGAATTATCACTTTTTGTAATAAAGAAAAATGGAGGGAAACAGCCGTATTCACGTGAAAAAGTTTATAATGGAATTATCAGGGCGTTTGAAAAGCGGCATATTGATAATGAAAAAATTGAAGAAACATTGGATAAGGTTGAACGTGAAATTTTGACTGAATATTCTGGCGAAATAAAATCCAGTGAGCTGGGAGATAAGATACTTTCATATTTAATTGACTTAGATGAAATTGCTTATGTCAGATTTGCTTCTGTTTATAAAAAATTTGACAGTTTAGACAGTTTTGTAAAGGAAATTGAAAAAATAAGAAATGATAAAAAAAAGTAA
- the recO gene encoding DNA repair protein RecO produces MKIIKTNCIVLKKKEMKEADLLVTLFSKEYGKIMATAYGIRKSKKRNIVSLNPLNEVEITLLQKNNFYVVKDVEILKNFKNILKSIEKLEISLYVLDSIDKIYYITDENGDFFDKLLEILSFIDILPYMKRGYKYYVVLSFLRRIMIEQGIYDIEEISLIMKKEKKENLQKYKEILKIVKNSSDILEIQEKLEDYTDFLRRMAIIFENFINRNLQVEIKIKKFIMEEFYGS; encoded by the coding sequence ATGAAAATAATAAAGACAAATTGCATTGTTCTGAAAAAAAAAGAAATGAAAGAGGCGGATTTATTAGTAACACTTTTTAGCAAGGAATACGGGAAAATTATGGCAACAGCCTATGGAATCCGTAAATCAAAAAAAAGAAATATTGTTTCTTTAAATCCGCTAAATGAAGTTGAAATAACACTTTTACAAAAAAATAATTTTTATGTAGTAAAAGATGTTGAAATTTTAAAAAATTTTAAAAATATTTTGAAAAGTATTGAAAAATTGGAAATTTCGCTGTATGTATTAGATAGCATAGATAAAATTTATTATATTACAGATGAAAATGGAGATTTTTTTGATAAGTTGCTGGAGATATTAAGCTTTATTGATATTCTTCCATATATGAAAAGAGGATATAAATATTATGTTGTGTTATCATTTTTACGAAGAATAATGATAGAACAGGGTATTTATGATATTGAGGAAATTAGTTTGATAATGAAAAAAGAAAAAAAAGAAAATTTACAAAAATATAAAGAGATTTTGAAAATTGTAAAAAATAGTTCAGATATTCTTGAAATTCAGGAAAAATTAGAGGATTATACTGACTTTTTGAGAAGAATGGCTATAATTTTTGAAAATTTCATAAATAGAAATTTACAAGTTGAAATAAAAATAAAGAAATTTATTATGGAGGAATTTTATGGAAGCTAA
- the cdd gene encoding cytidine deaminase — protein MILSEKEILDYVDEVNLLLEKAYVPYSKFPVAALLIDDNGNKHKGINVENASFGLTLCAERNAITTAVTHGMKKIKLLVVTGNTPEPISPCGACRQVIREFSDKDTVIILTNRNRKYRITSLEELLPHSFGPEDL, from the coding sequence ATGATTTTAAGTGAAAAAGAAATATTAGATTATGTTGATGAAGTAAATCTTTTATTGGAAAAAGCATATGTACCCTATTCTAAATTTCCTGTTGCTGCACTGCTAATTGACGATAATGGAAATAAGCATAAAGGAATTAACGTGGAAAATGCTTCTTTTGGACTTACACTTTGTGCAGAGCGTAATGCGATTACAACGGCGGTTACGCACGGTATGAAAAAAATAAAACTGCTTGTTGTAACTGGGAATACACCTGAGCCGATTAGTCCGTGTGGAGCGTGCAGGCAGGTAATAAGAGAATTTTCAGATAAAGATACAGTTATAATTTTGACAAACAGGAATAGAAAGTATAGAATTACTTCATTGGAGGAATTGTTACCACATTCATTTGGGCCGGAAGATTTGTAA
- the mreC gene encoding rod shape-determining protein MreC: protein MSLDNFSEKKSTGRTLLIIVIIIIVLFAFKNRITSSFTFLDGITQAVNFRLVKVKSMLYTQVLKLKSRVNDISYIEDYVENNKTRDFELQKNKVQNMELAYLKQENEKLRQMLEMRQKNPAEFIAADVALVENGNSSEKMYINKGASQGIKVNLPVMFDGYLIGKISKVSDEYSEVTLLTSKTSKLSVVLNGTDQQILRGNGNGTFSVQNYNEGKVDKNTIFNIETSGVSDVLPRGIKIGKFRTTDVNAFNKMKEIRFRSNFNIFDIQSVLVYKWSVNDVINTQIQNQVKAEAEQENQANSQTN from the coding sequence ATGAGTTTGGATAATTTTTCTGAGAAAAAAAGCACAGGTAGAACACTTTTAATAATAGTAATCATAATAATAGTCCTATTTGCCTTTAAAAATAGGATTACAAGTTCATTTACATTTCTTGACGGAATAACACAGGCAGTGAATTTTAGATTGGTAAAAGTAAAAAGTATGCTGTACACACAAGTTTTAAAATTGAAATCAAGAGTTAATGACATAAGTTATATTGAAGATTATGTTGAAAATAATAAAACTAGGGATTTTGAACTGCAAAAAAATAAAGTTCAGAATATGGAACTTGCATATTTAAAGCAGGAAAATGAAAAATTACGTCAAATGCTGGAAATGCGACAAAAGAATCCCGCTGAATTTATAGCTGCAGATGTGGCACTTGTGGAAAATGGAAATTCTTCAGAAAAGATGTATATAAACAAAGGTGCTTCACAAGGCATAAAAGTAAATCTGCCAGTAATGTTTGACGGTTATCTTATCGGTAAAATTTCAAAAGTCAGTGATGAATATTCAGAAGTTACATTGCTGACAAGTAAAACTTCTAAATTAAGTGTTGTGTTAAATGGAACTGATCAGCAAATATTGCGTGGAAACGGCAACGGAACTTTTTCCGTACAGAACTATAATGAGGGTAAGGTAGACAAAAACACAATATTTAACATAGAAACTTCTGGGGTGAGTGATGTTTTACCAAGAGGAATAAAAATAGGAAAATTCAGAACAACAGACGTAAATGCTTTTAACAAAATGAAAGAAATTAGATTCAGATCAAACTTCAATATATTTGATATTCAAAGTGTATTAGTTTATAAATGGAGTGTCAATGATGTTATTAATACACAAATACAAAATCAGGTAAAAGCAGAAGCGGAACAGGAAAACCAAGCAAATTCACAAACAAATTAA
- a CDS encoding sugar O-acetyltransferase encodes MNLEEQRQFILSGKVYNDLTPELVKARENTVFLTNKYNESFGKPSEEREAILKELLKSIGKNVHFEPTFRCEFGFNITIGNNFYANFDCVMLDGGGIEIGDNVLFGPRVGIYTSNHSIDAEERINGGCYAKPVKIGNNVWIGAGVHINQGVTIGNNTIIGSGSVVTKDIPDNVIAAGVPCKVIRKITEKDKTGYKP; translated from the coding sequence ATGAATTTAGAAGAACAACGGCAGTTTATTTTATCTGGAAAAGTTTACAATGATTTAACTCCGGAACTTGTAAAAGCTAGAGAAAATACTGTTTTTTTGACAAACAAATATAATGAAAGTTTTGGAAAGCCATCAGAGGAGCGTGAAGCAATCCTAAAGGAACTTTTGAAATCAATTGGAAAAAATGTGCATTTTGAGCCAACATTCCGATGTGAATTTGGATTTAATATTACAATCGGAAATAACTTTTATGCAAATTTTGACTGTGTAATGCTTGACGGCGGTGGAATTGAAATTGGAGATAATGTCCTTTTTGGCCCAAGAGTAGGAATTTACACTTCCAATCATAGTATTGATGCCGAAGAGCGAATAAATGGAGGCTGTTATGCCAAACCTGTAAAAATCGGAAATAATGTCTGGATTGGTGCGGGAGTCCACATTAATCAAGGAGTTACAATCGGAAACAATACTATTATCGGCTCTGGAAGCGTTGTCACAAAGGATATTCCAGATAATGTAATTGCAGCAGGTGTCCCTTGCAAAGTTATCAGAAAAATAACGGAAAAAGATAAAACTGGCTACAAACCTTAA
- a CDS encoding BCCT family transporter has translation MNNFNNTEQLKDRLEKYKIEDDRNKYIFKANWKYMLSSSIFFIVIAFIAVYSLYKGITGIEKLTHIKVILIAILLIYVFTASFVLFSYKIVVENNEIVMKKLRVKMADIDKASVKVGRISATRADKVLEIITKDKKRIQIRLNINNELLFFKLIQNQIGEKLDI, from the coding sequence ATGAACAATTTTAATAATACAGAACAATTAAAAGACAGATTAGAAAAATATAAAATAGAAGATGACAGAAATAAATATATTTTTAAGGCAAACTGGAAATATATGCTTTCATCATCTATTTTTTTTATAGTGATTGCGTTTATTGCAGTATATTCACTATATAAAGGAATTACCGGGATTGAAAAGCTGACTCATATAAAAGTTATTTTAATAGCAATTCTTCTTATATATGTTTTTACAGCTTCATTTGTACTATTTAGCTATAAAATAGTTGTTGAGAATAATGAAATAGTAATGAAAAAATTACGTGTAAAAATGGCAGATATTGACAAAGCCAGTGTAAAAGTTGGAAGAATTAGTGCAACAAGAGCGGATAAAGTTTTGGAGATAATAACGAAGGATAAAAAAAGAATACAAATTAGACTAAATATAAATAATGAATTATTATTTTTTAAATTAATACAAAATCAGATTGGAGAAAAATTGGACATTTAA
- a CDS encoding PTS sugar transporter subunit IIA, protein MEAKNIADYIKVDTLNLNLESKNKNAVIRELYNNLKKTNLIKNEEQGLNDIFAREEMGSTGIGKKIALPHAKTKAVDELMITFGISRNGIAYNSIDDENVNIFFMFLCPENKTQEYLKVLARISRLIREDRFVESLLKAATNEEILEIIRSEEIRG, encoded by the coding sequence ATGGAAGCTAAAAATATTGCAGACTATATCAAAGTTGATACTTTAAATTTAAACTTGGAATCAAAAAATAAAAATGCGGTGATTAGAGAATTGTACAACAATTTAAAAAAAACAAACTTAATAAAAAATGAAGAACAGGGATTAAATGACATTTTCGCAAGGGAAGAAATGGGTTCAACTGGAATTGGGAAAAAAATAGCATTGCCGCATGCAAAGACAAAAGCTGTGGATGAGTTGATGATAACATTTGGAATTTCGAGAAATGGGATTGCATACAATTCGATAGATGACGAAAATGTGAATATATTTTTTATGTTTTTATGTCCGGAAAATAAAACACAGGAATATTTAAAAGTTCTGGCAAGAATTTCAAGATTAATAAGAGAGGACAGATTTGTTGAAAGTCTATTAAAAGCAGCTACAAACGAAGAAATTCTAGAAATTATTAGAAGCGAGGAAATAAGAGGTTAA
- the dinB gene encoding DNA polymerase IV — protein MEKEKIYLHYDMDAFFAAIEQRDNSELRGKPIAIGHGVVTTASYEARKYGVKSAMPTVQAKRLCPNLIIVSLRKGVYFEEGRRIQGLIRNILKKCEFTSVDEGYIDITEFIRNKNIKLDKRDEILKIERFIKKFKKFIYDNSGLTCSVGIGFSKISAKIASDIDKPNGYFIFRSREHFLDYIYSKELGIIPGIGRKTREVLKLFNITNVFQLYEIEKNELIKRFGESKGEYLYNAVRGLHSSEINMDRKRQSYGHEVTFHQAENDILALHAELKKQSERLSNKLIEKNEFAKTVTIKIRYSNFVTHTRSKTLKSATNDVNVIYEATLENLEFFEKKDEVRLIGVQLSSILKSNVVQLSFDDLK, from the coding sequence ATGGAAAAAGAAAAGATTTATCTACATTATGACATGGATGCCTTTTTTGCGGCAATTGAGCAGAGGGATAACAGCGAGCTTCGAGGAAAGCCTATCGCAATAGGGCATGGAGTTGTTACAACGGCAAGTTATGAAGCCAGAAAATATGGTGTAAAATCTGCTATGCCGACAGTTCAGGCTAAACGGCTATGCCCCAACCTTATTATTGTAAGCCTTAGAAAAGGTGTTTATTTTGAAGAGGGCAGAAGGATACAGGGATTAATAAGGAATATCTTGAAAAAGTGTGAATTTACCTCTGTTGATGAAGGTTACATTGATATTACAGAATTTATTCGGAATAAAAATATAAAACTTGATAAAAGGGATGAAATTTTAAAAATCGAAAGATTTATAAAAAAATTTAAAAAATTTATTTATGACAATTCTGGGCTTACTTGTTCAGTTGGGATAGGTTTTAGCAAGATAAGTGCTAAAATTGCGAGCGATATTGATAAGCCAAATGGTTATTTCATATTTAGAAGCCGTGAACATTTCTTGGATTATATTTATAGCAAGGAGCTGGGAATAATTCCAGGAATTGGGAGAAAGACAAGGGAAGTATTAAAATTGTTTAATATAACAAATGTTTTTCAGCTTTATGAAATTGAGAAAAATGAACTGATTAAAAGATTTGGGGAAAGTAAAGGAGAGTATTTGTATAATGCTGTCCGTGGCTTACATTCTTCTGAAATAAATATGGACAGGAAAAGACAGTCTTATGGGCATGAAGTTACTTTTCATCAGGCGGAAAATGATATTTTGGCATTGCACGCTGAATTAAAAAAACAGTCTGAGAGATTAAGTAACAAACTTATTGAAAAGAATGAATTTGCCAAAACTGTTACAATAAAAATCCGATATTCCAACTTTGTAACACATACCCGCTCAAAGACTTTGAAAAGTGCGACAAACGATGTAAACGTAATATATGAAGCAACCCTTGAAAATTTGGAATTTTTTGAAAAAAAGGATGAAGTACGGCTCATTGGAGTACAGTTGAGTTCAATTTTAAAAAGTAATGTAGTTCAGCTGTCGTTTGATGATTTAAAATAA
- a CDS encoding ABC transporter ATP-binding protein, with translation MNKIIELKNVNKIYKTKVENIHVLKNVNLAFNKGDFVSIQGKSGNGKTTLLNILGLLDEPTDGEIYIGGEKIHYKNEKAKTAIRNQKIGFVFQFHYLLNEFTALENVMMPALVNKNMNRNKAQKKAKELLSLVGLANRVKHKPMELSGGEKQRVAIARAMINDPDIILADEPTGNLDTETSNMINELFMKINQERNQSIIIVTHSLELANLASYKYKIENGEFNMILPTIQF, from the coding sequence ATGAATAAGATAATAGAATTAAAAAATGTTAATAAAATCTACAAGACAAAAGTTGAAAATATTCATGTACTGAAAAATGTAAATTTGGCATTTAACAAGGGAGATTTCGTTTCAATTCAGGGTAAATCAGGGAACGGTAAAACGACACTTCTAAACATACTGGGACTTCTGGATGAGCCGACTGATGGAGAAATTTATATTGGTGGCGAAAAAATTCATTATAAAAATGAAAAAGCAAAAACGGCTATAAGGAATCAAAAAATAGGATTCGTTTTCCAGTTTCATTATCTGTTAAATGAGTTTACGGCACTTGAGAATGTTATGATGCCTGCACTTGTGAATAAAAATATGAATAGAAATAAGGCACAGAAAAAAGCAAAGGAACTGCTCTCGCTTGTAGGTTTGGCAAATCGTGTAAAACATAAGCCAATGGAGCTTTCAGGAGGGGAAAAGCAGCGTGTGGCAATAGCAAGGGCAATGATTAACGATCCTGATATAATATTGGCTGATGAGCCGACTGGAAATCTGGATACAGAAACAAGTAATATGATAAATGAGCTGTTTATGAAAATAAATCAGGAAAGAAACCAGTCGATAATAATAGTTACTCACAGTTTGGAGCTGGCAAATCTAGCTTCCTACAAATATAAAATTGAAAATGGCGAATTTAATATGATTTTACCAACAATACAATTTTAG
- a CDS encoding ABC transporter permease, producing MVEFFIAFRHIVERKFQSIFSVLGVAIAVTVFIVSLTVSNGLEKNMINSLLTMSPHILIKNKQKTFFQNYSQIVNNIKKIQGVKAVIPQMNSQSIIRFEGFAKGVLANGISPEDVKHGLNLKIVEGKDNIAELDSVLIGEQLAYEMRLKVGQQISLVSAENKELKLIVRGIFKTGFLDYDSNLVVVPLETMQILAEQDTAATEIGIKVDSPQKVETVLNQVKNVVNQKEYGIISWKTINQNLLSAVQFEKFVLIAILSLLLVIASFAVSVILNMIVREKIKDIGILKSIGYTNKNIRRIFTIEGLIIGIFGMLLASGLSPLVLIGLKILFKAYIKNVTTYYLEELPLYISQIELFVIYGVTLIVVFLSTIFPATRAARLKPVEALKYE from the coding sequence ATGGTTGAATTTTTTATTGCTTTCAGGCATATTGTTGAAAGAAAATTTCAAAGTATATTTTCTGTGCTTGGAGTCGCTATTGCAGTAACAGTTTTTATTGTTTCGCTTACTGTTTCAAATGGACTGGAAAAAAATATGATTAATTCATTGCTTACAATGAGCCCGCATATTTTGATAAAAAATAAACAAAAAACTTTTTTTCAAAATTATAGTCAAATTGTAAATAACATAAAGAAAATACAAGGAGTGAAAGCTGTTATTCCACAAATGAATAGTCAGTCTATAATAAGATTTGAGGGCTTTGCAAAAGGAGTTCTTGCTAATGGGATTAGCCCTGAAGATGTAAAGCACGGGTTGAATTTAAAAATTGTGGAAGGGAAGGATAATATTGCAGAGCTTGATTCGGTTTTAATCGGGGAACAATTAGCATATGAAATGCGATTAAAGGTTGGGCAGCAAATTAGTCTTGTTTCGGCTGAAAATAAAGAGTTAAAATTAATTGTAAGAGGAATTTTTAAAACAGGATTTTTAGACTATGATTCAAATCTTGTTGTTGTTCCATTGGAAACTATGCAAATTTTAGCAGAACAAGATACGGCTGCAACAGAAATCGGAATAAAAGTTGACAGCCCGCAAAAAGTGGAAACGGTATTAAATCAAGTAAAAAATGTAGTTAATCAAAAAGAATATGGAATTATAAGCTGGAAAACAATCAACCAAAATCTTTTGAGTGCTGTACAGTTTGAAAAATTTGTATTAATTGCCATTTTAAGTTTACTTTTAGTCATCGCAAGTTTTGCTGTGTCAGTAATTTTAAATATGATTGTGCGGGAAAAAATAAAGGATATTGGGATTTTGAAGTCTATTGGTTATACAAATAAAAATATCCGTAGAATTTTTACAATAGAAGGATTAATAATCGGTATTTTTGGAATGCTTCTGGCAAGCGGATTGTCGCCACTTGTATTAATTGGGCTGAAAATTTTGTTCAAAGCTTATATAAAAAACGTAACAACGTATTATTTAGAGGAACTGCCGTTATATATTTCACAGATAGAACTTTTTGTTATTTATGGGGTAACATTGATAGTTGTATTTCTATCAACAATTTTCCCGGCAACCAGAGCAGCCAGATTAAAACCTGTGGAGGCATTGAAGTATGAATAA
- a CDS encoding hydroxymethylglutaryl-CoA synthase, translating to MKIKEKIKIGIDKIGFAMPKYFLDIRDLAIGRNENENKFVKGLMQSEMSIAPVTEDIVSLGASAAEQILDKEDKKNIEMIIVGTESSVDQSKASAVFIHHLLNIQPFARSVEIKEACYGATAALNFAKNYIEKNENASVLVIASDIAKYGIDTPGESTQGAGSIAMLIKKDPRIAVINDENVCQTRDIMDFWRPNYSDFPIVDGHFSTKQYLDCLTTTFDKYKKRYNQDLSNFSAFCFHLPFPKLGLKAINSLLEKNVEKEIKNMFLEKFHTSIVYGKRVGNIYTGSLYLSLLSLLENCDNLKAGDKIGMYSYGSGAVCEFFNLTLADGFKAHLRNNRLDDFDTRKQLSIKEYEAMFFEKIILDEEGNCDFSNSKFIQESDNAFVLEKVENHKRIYKKIK from the coding sequence ATGAAAATAAAAGAAAAAATTAAAATTGGAATAGATAAAATTGGATTTGCAATGCCAAAATATTTTTTGGATATACGGGATTTGGCGATTGGAAGAAATGAGAATGAAAATAAATTTGTGAAAGGGCTTATGCAAAGTGAAATGAGTATTGCACCTGTTACAGAGGACATTGTATCACTTGGAGCCAGTGCCGCTGAACAGATTTTAGACAAAGAAGATAAAAAAAATATTGAAATGATAATTGTCGGGACAGAATCAAGTGTTGATCAAAGTAAGGCGTCTGCTGTTTTTATTCATCATTTATTGAACATTCAGCCTTTTGCACGTTCTGTTGAAATAAAGGAAGCCTGCTACGGAGCAACTGCCGCTCTAAATTTTGCAAAAAACTATATTGAAAAAAACGAAAACGCCTCTGTTCTCGTAATTGCTTCAGATATTGCAAAATATGGAATTGACACTCCAGGAGAATCTACACAGGGTGCAGGAAGTATCGCAATGTTAATAAAAAAAGATCCAAGAATCGCTGTAATAAACGATGAAAATGTATGTCAGACACGTGATATTATGGATTTCTGGCGTCCAAACTACTCAGATTTTCCAATAGTAGACGGACATTTTTCAACAAAGCAGTATCTTGACTGTCTTACAACAACATTTGACAAATACAAAAAAAGGTACAATCAAGATTTATCTAATTTTAGTGCCTTCTGTTTCCACCTTCCATTCCCAAAACTTGGATTAAAGGCAATTAATTCCCTTTTGGAGAAAAATGTGGAAAAGGAAATTAAAAATATGTTTCTGGAAAAGTTCCATACTTCAATAGTTTATGGAAAAAGAGTTGGAAATATCTACACAGGCTCTCTTTACTTGAGCTTGTTATCATTGCTTGAAAACTGTGATAACTTGAAAGCTGGCGACAAAATTGGAATGTATAGTTATGGAAGCGGTGCTGTTTGTGAATTTTTTAATCTAACCCTTGCAGATGGCTTTAAAGCTCACTTGCGAAATAACAGATTAGATGATTTTGACACTAGAAAACAATTATCAATAAAAGAATACGAAGCTATGTTTTTTGAAAAAATAATTTTAGATGAAGAAGGAAATTGTGATTTTTCAAATAGTAAATTTATTCAGGAAAGTGATAATGCGTTTGTGCTGGAAAAGGTTGAAAACCATAAAAGGATTTACAAAAAAATAAAATAA
- a CDS encoding FtsB family cell division protein, translating to MKKLVVIGNIVFACLVIHFVGQSVKVFSGKSNMQAKMEKTDKEIKELTDKKNKLLEQAKSINDDDNTDKFARNNLNLKKKGEDTYKIVD from the coding sequence ATGAAAAAACTTGTTGTTATTGGGAATATTGTATTTGCATGCCTAGTCATACATTTTGTCGGGCAAAGTGTAAAAGTGTTTTCAGGAAAAAGCAATATGCAAGCTAAGATGGAAAAGACTGATAAAGAAATAAAGGAACTTACTGATAAAAAAAATAAATTATTAGAGCAGGCTAAAAGTATTAATGATGATGATAATACTGATAAATTTGCAAGAAATAATTTAAATTTGAAGAAAAAAGGAGAAGATACTTATAAAATTGTTGACTAG
- a CDS encoding S1C family serine protease → MKKIILILNIFLCSFIFADDGSVKKALVKVYAAHQMYNYASPWQNGQDYNSTATGFIIDGNRIITNAHAVLNEKFLQVRKEGDSRKYKANVKFVSEEYDLAMIDVEDKSFFNGTTTLKLGRLPQIQDNLTVYGYPLGGDKLSTTRGIVSRMEHNTYTLTNQKFLIGQTDAAINSGNSGGPVLSNSRVVGVAFAGLTQADNIGYFIPVNILENFLEDVRDGNYDGPPKLGIQWAKLESTSQRQMLGLKNDSKGIIIKKVFTNSPFYGILQRNDVLLKLDGQDIESDGTIEFRKNEKTDFNFINQEKKYGQSLSYEIIRDKKVQKGQVTLKKTDIKYSVVKSTKLQDAPSYYVYGGLIFEPLTTNYITALSQARPTNTLAAIYDREELFKDYNGLVILVRVLPFDVNLGYSDLENKIITKVNGQKYKDFNDFVQKVRSTNSEFIVFEDEDSNEIVLDVVKVKAQKSELMENYNISREMSNDIK, encoded by the coding sequence ATGAAAAAAATTATTTTAATACTTAATATATTTTTGTGCAGTTTTATTTTTGCAGATGATGGTTCGGTAAAAAAGGCACTTGTAAAGGTTTATGCAGCTCATCAGATGTATAATTATGCGTCACCTTGGCAAAATGGGCAGGACTACAATTCGACGGCGACAGGATTTATAATTGATGGAAACAGAATTATTACAAATGCTCATGCCGTATTGAATGAAAAATTCTTACAAGTTAGAAAAGAAGGGGATTCACGAAAATACAAGGCAAATGTGAAATTTGTATCGGAAGAATATGATCTGGCTATGATTGATGTGGAAGATAAATCATTTTTTAACGGAACAACTACATTAAAATTAGGAAGATTGCCACAAATTCAGGATAATTTGACAGTGTATGGGTATCCGCTTGGAGGGGATAAACTAAGCACGACTAGAGGTATTGTGTCGAGAATGGAGCATAATACATATACGTTGACAAATCAGAAATTTTTAATTGGACAAACTGATGCTGCGATTAACAGTGGAAACAGTGGAGGGCCAGTTTTAAGTAATAGTAGAGTTGTGGGTGTGGCATTTGCCGGACTTACACAAGCTGATAACATCGGATATTTTATTCCTGTCAATATACTTGAAAACTTCCTTGAGGACGTAAGAGATGGAAATTATGACGGGCCACCAAAATTAGGAATACAATGGGCAAAACTGGAAAGTACATCACAACGTCAAATGTTAGGATTAAAAAACGATTCCAAAGGTATTATTATAAAAAAAGTTTTCACAAATTCACCATTTTATGGAATTTTACAAAGAAATGATGTATTATTAAAATTAGATGGGCAGGATATTGAATCGGATGGAACGATTGAATTTCGTAAAAATGAAAAAACGGACTTTAATTTTATAAATCAGGAAAAGAAATATGGACAAAGTTTGAGCTATGAAATCATAAGAGATAAAAAAGTTCAAAAAGGGCAAGTTACATTAAAGAAAACAGATATAAAATATAGTGTTGTAAAAAGTACAAAATTACAGGATGCACCGTCATATTATGTATATGGAGGGTTGATATTTGAGCCTCTTACAACAAATTATATTACGGCACTTTCACAAGCCCGTCCAACAAATACGCTTGCTGCAATTTATGATAGGGAAGAGCTGTTTAAGGATTATAATGGATTGGTGATTTTAGTGAGAGTTCTTCCATTTGACGTGAATCTTGGGTATTCTGATCTTGAAAATAAGATAATTACAAAGGTTAATGGGCAAAAATATAAGGATTTTAACGATTTTGTGCAGAAAGTTAGAAGTACAAACAGTGAATTTATTGTTTTTGAGGACGAAGATAGTAATGAAATAGTGCTGGATGTGGTGAAAGTTAAGGCTCAGAAATCAGAATTGATGGAAAATTACAACATTTCACGTGAAATGTCAAATGATATAAAATAA